CGTCTCGCCGGGCCCCAGCACCCGCACCGCCGCCCCGGCCAGGAAAGAGCCCCGCACCGCGCGGATGCCCGCGGCCAACAGGCTCTTGCCCTTTTCGCACAGGGGCCGCACCGCGCCTTCGTCCACCACCAGCTCGCCGGCGGGCTCGGAGTCAAAGGCGATCCAGGCCTTGCGCCGGGACAGGGGCTCGTGGTGGGGCAGGAACAGGGTGCCCCGCATTTCGCCGGCGGTCAACTCGTCCAGGATGCCGTCCACCGTGCCGTTGGCCACGATGGTGGCAGCGCCGCAGCGGGCGGCCTTCTCGGCGGCCTTCACCTTGCTGAGCACCCCGCCGCGCCCCACCGAGCCGGGCTGGGAGCTGGCGGCCTGCAAAAGCTCGTGGGTCACCTTCTCCACCCGGGGGATCAGCCTGGCCTCGGGGTTGCTGCGGGGGTCGGCGTCCAGGATGCCTTCCACGTTGGTCAGGTTGACCAAGAGGTCCGCGGCCAGCAGGTTGGTCAGGGTGGCGGCCAGGTTGTCGTTGTCGCCCAGCTTGATCTCGGCCACGGCCACGGTGTCGTTCTCGTTGACGATGGGCAAGACCCCCCAGTCCAGCAAGGTGAACAGGGTGTTGCGCGCGTTGAGGTAGCGCTTGCGCCGGTGCAGGTCCCCGCCGGTGAGAAGCACCTGGGCCACCTTGACCCCGTGCTCGGCAAAGGCGTCCTCATAGGCCTGCATGAGCCGCGATTGGCCCAGGGCGGCGGCGGCCTGCTTTTCGGGGATGGAGGAAGGCACGAAGCCGGGCCGAAGCTTGGCGGCGCCGCTGGACACCGCGCCGGAGGACACCAGCACCACCTGGCGGCCGCTGGCCAGCAAGCGGGCGATCTGCCCGGCCAGCTGGCCCACCCGGTTGAGGTCCAGACCCTGGGAGCCGGTCAGCACCCCGGAGCCCACCTTTACCACCACGCGGCGGCTGGCCTGAATGATCTCGGCCCTATTCACCGCTCTCCTCCTCTTCGGCG
This window of the Desulfarculaceae bacterium genome carries:
- the proB gene encoding glutamate 5-kinase produces the protein MNRAEIIQASRRVVVKVGSGVLTGSQGLDLNRVGQLAGQIARLLASGRQVVLVSSGAVSSGAAKLRPGFVPSSIPEKQAAAALGQSRLMQAYEDAFAEHGVKVAQVLLTGGDLHRRKRYLNARNTLFTLLDWGVLPIVNENDTVAVAEIKLGDNDNLAATLTNLLAADLLVNLTNVEGILDADPRSNPEARLIPRVEKVTHELLQAASSQPGSVGRGGVLSKVKAAEKAARCGAATIVANGTVDGILDELTAGEMRGTLFLPHHEPLSRRKAWIAFDSEPAGELVVDEGAVRPLCEKGKSLLAAGIRAVRGSFLAGAAVRVLGPGETVIGVGLTNYASEELEQIMGLRSDEIESRLGYKDYDEVIHRDNLVMFDLEDEESVACLLSS